One Nostoc sp. CENA543 genomic window, TTTCAGTAGACAACTGCTCAAAAGATGGTAAGTCTATTAGAGAACAACTTGAACAAGTAACTCAGCAATATGCTTCTTTATCAATAGAGGTTATAGAAGTTGTAGAGTCAGCAAAGTCGATATATAAAGATCCTGCCTGTACGAGTCAAAGAGCTTTTTTTGCTGAGACATTAAAAGCAATAATGAAGCGTCAAGCATACAAAAACTATGAGGTGTCACGCTCTGGGGCTATATCTTCTAATATACTCTGCATAACTCGGCCGCATACAGGCGGAAACTTGCCAGACTGTGAAAAACCATATCAGGACAATCTTCAAAGAATAGAAGATGACTATAATCGTAAACTTATGGGAATAGACAACTTTTTTCAATAACAAAGAACAAAATCCCGTGACTATTAACTAACTTGCTCACTACTGCTAAGGTGAGCGATCGCTTGTTTAATCCAGTCTTCGACATAGGCATCTTTGGGTAAACCAATATCTTCACTGACTACGTGTAAGGCGTGACTAACTTCATGGGCGGTGTAACCCAAGGCGAATAGAGTCATTTGCACTTCTTCGAGAATACCAGGGGCTGGCCCTTCGGTAGCAACGAAGAAGCCTGCTGATTTGCGCCATTCGATTAATTTAGCTTTGAGTTCTAAACAAATGCGTTCAGCGATTTTCTTACCCACACCAGGGGCTTGAATTAATATCTGGGTGTTAGCCGCAATGATGGCTTGGACTAAATCTGGTAATTCCAAGGTGTCCAACAGGGCGATCGCTAAAGCTGCACCTACACCACTGACAGTTAATAAGTGGCGGAATAAATCTCTTTCGGCTGGGGAAGCAAAACCGTAAAGTAGGGGTACTTCCTCCCGAATTTGGTAATGGGTGAAAATCTGTACTAGGTCGCCAGTGGTGGGTAATTGCTTGGCTAACCGTTGGGGAATTTGCAAATCATAACCCATACCGTTGACTTCCAGCGTCAACAGCACGCGATTACTGCCTACATTTTGAATACCGGCGACTATACCTTTGAGATAGCTAATCATTCTAGGAAACCGAAATGTTTTAAACCTTCAATAATTCCACCTGCACAGAAATCTTGTGCTAGGTAACGATGATCTGCGGGATACTCGCTGTGCCATGCCAGCAACTCTGGTCTAGCATTTCCGACTATGATTCCCCGTTCGTTGCCCACAGCAAACAAAGCAATATCATTACCTGAATCACCACAGACAACTGTTCTTTCTGCTGCGAATTTCCACTTTTGACGTAGAAACTGCATTGCCTGACCTTTATCGCTGCTACGCGGCACAATGTCAAGGTCAATACCGCTACTATAAATTAACTTTACATTTAATTCATATTTCTCTAACTCTGATTCAAGTTGTGGTAGTACATCAACGGCTGATTCTTGCTTCAGAAAAAAGCTGAGTTTAAAGGGACGCTGTTCTGAGTCTGGTTGTGGGGTGAGTTCCGCAAATTTTTGTGTAATAGATAATACTATTTCCCTATCCCAACCAACGGAGAGAATTTCCGACCAAGTAGGATCAGGGGTAGCATTGCCATCTAAGTAAATTTCCGTACCCACAGAAAGCACTAACCCATCGGGGTGGAGGAGATTTTTTTCCTCTTTGAGTTCTTGGTACAAAACAGGCGATCGCCCAGTAGCATAAACTATCCTCGTACCATATTCTTGGCGATGTGTCTCTAAGATTTGAGTCAGTTGGACTAAAGCTGCATCATTACCTACAAATGTGTGGTCTAAGTCAGTAACGAACAAAAATGGTTGGACTGCTTTCATGTTGATCTACTCCCAGTAATATGGTTGCCAAAATACTGAAAAATTTTGGATTTTAGAAATTAACGATCAAATCTACAAACAACAACAGCAGGCGATCGCACCAAAAAACCGCGTTCGTATGGCTATTAGCTTCATAACCTTAACTACTTTACTAGGAATGAGTACCTTTACGACTCATCCCTGAAGTTACCTAAAAATCTTCAAAAGCAGATTTGATTACGCCCGTTTTGCTTCGACTCTCGTACCCTATCGCTGGCACGCTGTAATAGAGACACAGGATCATCATCTGGTTTTAGTTCCACAACCCCAATACTCGCAGTAACTCGAAACTGATGACCGTTATAAGCTGTGACTATTTCTTCGCTCAACGCTAGACGAATTCTTTCGGCAATCTGACAACCCGTGTGGAGGTTAGTGTCAGCCATTACAATACAAAATTCCTCTCCACCGTAGCGTGTTACCCAATCTACTGCTCTGACATTATTTCTCAGTATTTTCGCGGCTGTTATTAAAGTTTGATCGCCGGTGGGAAAGCCATAGGTGCGATTCACTTCCCCAAAATGATCCAAATCCAAAAGTAAAATTGTCAGTCGTTGCTGATATTTGTGTGACCTTTCAATCTCACGCAGCAATAAGCGGTCGAGATAACGGCGATTAAAAACTTCAGTCAAACCATCATGTTCTGCTTCTGCGCGATACTTCTTGGCTAGACGACTAGCTTTTAGTACCATCTCACTCACCATTCGTTCAGCAGTTACACGTATACGATGCTCAAACTCAGTAATTAATTTATCCTGTCCAGCAGCATCGGCGATCGCATTAAATTCCTCAGTCGTGACAACTTGGTTGCGTCCCTGCTTTTTGGCAGCATAAATACATTGATTGATCTCCTGCCATAGTTCCTCAATTGATGTCTGTTCACCCATAGGAACGACTGCGAAGGAAACTGTCAAATTCACACAAGACTGATCTGTAAGTCGAAACTCATAAGCCTGGAGTTGCGTTTTCAAAAACTCAGCAAAAGCTTTTCCTTGCTCAATATTGCCTCGTACACAAATAGCAAACTTATCACCACCCGTGCGAGCAACAATGCCAGCACCCAAGGCATACTGTTGGAGAATCTGCCCGATTGACTGTAATATCTGATCGCCTCCACTATGACCATAGCGATCGTTAATAAACTTAAAACGGTCAATATCCAAGTAAATCAAACAGACAGCCTCTGCATCTTCTGTAGATGCTAAAAGCTGAAACGCATAATCTTTAAACTTCTGAAAATTGCTAATTCCCGTCAGCTTATCTAGGTGGAATAAATGTTTTTGCTGGCTGTGCCAGATAATGCGCTGCAAACGCAGACCAATTTGTTGATCAATAGCATGACTATTGCAGGTTTCATCCGTTGCACCTAGCCAACACAAGACAGCCGACTCTTGCTCAATTGTGTCTACTAAAATTATTGTTGGTAGGGCAATCCTAGCGTATATATACTGAACTGGCTCCAGAGTCTCCCCAGTCTGGATATCGAGTACAACCACATCAAAATTCTTCTCCCACAAAGTTGAAGCATCAACTCGCACCCATTCCAAACTGAGAGATAGATTTTGTGGTTGGGGGAAATCCTTGATACTATACCAACCAACTCGCACAGCTTTTAACTGTTCATCCATCAATCTCACCGGTAAATTCAAGCAAGGTACAACCAATCACAATCATGCGGTGCATTTTTGTTAATTGTTGCTTTCTTCAAGGTTAAAATTTTTACTAACTAACCATAACACAACAGTAATAAAGCGGGAGGAAAATCCACACCGCTTTCTGCACTTCTAGTGAATATTGTTGTAATCAAAAAATCAAATCAAAATGCGATTACATTTATAGAACTTACGCAACTGGCATATTTTTTATGTAGGGTGTGTGACGCGGCGAAAGTATTTGAACGTAGTTATGAGATATATAGCGTCACGCACCAACTATCGATTGTGACACTTGCGTAAGTCCTGATTGATTAATTCAGCCAGAAACCGCCTATTTTGCCATCTTTAAGGCTAAGTCTAGCTAATACATCATCACTGCGGTCTTTAAAGGTCAGTTTCCATAAATATACTTGATACCCTTGCTGATTTAATTTTCCTAAGAAAGTTGCTGAATATCCTTTCTTAATTCGAGGGGCAAACTGACTATGAACTTTTGTAAATAGTTCCTTGGTTATACCTGCTTTAAAGGCAGCATTTCCTTGAGAAATAAACTGATCGTAATTGTTTTCCTCAATCGCCTTGATGAGATTTGTAAAAGCTTTTTGTGCTGATTGTTCAGCTTGATGACCTTGAGTTTGTTTTATTTGTTCATTGCCCAAGTAAATATTTTGCGCGCTTGCTAAGGTTAAAGGTGATAAAGCGATCGCTGCGGCAATCACTAAGACCATTTTATTCATTGATACTGTAACTCCTGGTAAAATTTATTGTAATTAAATATCTGTACATGATAGCCTGTAGTAATTAATTGAACGAGTTAGATACTGTTGATTTTAGTTGCAAATTATGTATTTAGTTTTCTAAAAATTAGTGAGAACAAAAAATAGAAGCCCAAACTCTTGTTAGAATTTGGGCTTCTAGGACTTTTAAAAACAGAGAAATGATTAGTCGTTACTAAAAAAAATCAAAAAATACAAAACCCAAAAATTTTGATTGGGAATTTTGCATTTTACACAGGATTTAATGACTAGTGCCTGTATGGACTGTTTTCACCCACTTCAGCCGTTTTGGTCTAACTGACATTCGGG contains:
- the ruvA gene encoding Holliday junction branch migration protein RuvA, with translation MISYLKGIVAGIQNVGSNRVLLTLEVNGMGYDLQIPQRLAKQLPTTGDLVQIFTHYQIREEVPLLYGFASPAERDLFRHLLTVSGVGAALAIALLDTLELPDLVQAIIAANTQILIQAPGVGKKIAERICLELKAKLIEWRKSAGFFVATEGPAPGILEEVQMTLFALGYTAHEVSHALHVVSEDIGLPKDAYVEDWIKQAIAHLSSSEQVS
- a CDS encoding sucrose-phosphate phosphatase, which produces MKAVQPFLFVTDLDHTFVGNDAALVQLTQILETHRQEYGTRIVYATGRSPVLYQELKEEKNLLHPDGLVLSVGTEIYLDGNATPDPTWSEILSVGWDREIVLSITQKFAELTPQPDSEQRPFKLSFFLKQESAVDVLPQLESELEKYELNVKLIYSSGIDLDIVPRSSDKGQAMQFLRQKWKFAAERTVVCGDSGNDIALFAVGNERGIIVGNARPELLAWHSEYPADHRYLAQDFCAGGIIEGLKHFGFLE
- a CDS encoding diguanylate cyclase, whose protein sequence is MDEQLKAVRVGWYSIKDFPQPQNLSLSLEWVRVDASTLWEKNFDVVVLDIQTGETLEPVQYIYARIALPTIILVDTIEQESAVLCWLGATDETCNSHAIDQQIGLRLQRIIWHSQQKHLFHLDKLTGISNFQKFKDYAFQLLASTEDAEAVCLIYLDIDRFKFINDRYGHSGGDQILQSIGQILQQYALGAGIVARTGGDKFAICVRGNIEQGKAFAEFLKTQLQAYEFRLTDQSCVNLTVSFAVVPMGEQTSIEELWQEINQCIYAAKKQGRNQVVTTEEFNAIADAAGQDKLITEFEHRIRVTAERMVSEMVLKASRLAKKYRAEAEHDGLTEVFNRRYLDRLLLREIERSHKYQQRLTILLLDLDHFGEVNRTYGFPTGDQTLITAAKILRNNVRAVDWVTRYGGEEFCIVMADTNLHTGCQIAERIRLALSEEIVTAYNGHQFRVTASIGVVELKPDDDPVSLLQRASDRVRESKQNGRNQICF